In Colletotrichum higginsianum IMI 349063 chromosome 3, whole genome shotgun sequence, a genomic segment contains:
- a CDS encoding Wsc domain-containing protein, with translation MTVPPPFVAPTAGVVVNSTLTLRPGLYTDADFVTPAGATCRVISESWILGQTTLLPARVTGI, from the coding sequence atgacggtgccgccgccgttcgtGGCCCCGACGGCGGGTGTCGTGGTCAACAGTACGCTCACGCTCCGCCCCGGTCTTTACACAGACGCCGACTTTGTGACGCCGGCCGGGGCCACCTGCCGAGTCATTTCCGAGTCTTGGATTCTGGGACAGACCACGCTTTTGCCGGCCCGCGTCACTGGCATATAA
- a CDS encoding Zinc finger protein, which yields MESKLSLLTFGDDRRSLNQSHSALRALTSSRLSRTRPRRDSCSTSSSSSTCSSIDSTSSPSCVFIVWAAVQRNTSQKMTAADRLECPLLRCRKRFPNHEAMLRHLYACDQLFTGEYWCYECGKAEKFNDGKCKRCLGHPGKRRRIMSVAKNFFSSLGQRSKINHMPDLDMKDVSDIAAVPPLSYDSCIQPQQVELSSCTEILEIDSVEVPLPTPMDVHRCILESEPAVSLAMGAAGLESTVSVLPDPSFDWPLQNCLYTNDSIMGKSDRPSLSLHTYGLEQHRKQHQPTARAKNLSPSNSLRSNASTDTTASYLVSPASAFSGAWTTAETSLTSPTSDGSSGGLLSRGCSNASRYSNYSMPSHAFISELPADDIMLQPLPTFLPDDLNCDQQLPLLESSDAALRPNENGAVAPEQTSDASGLVKATDTAIPAHAVDANSLVGSAWDTLKTHITSSLRKLRHLTHNPLVGQLQSVSSQEIANRGLAVLKVLLEGGRSTSSVDMLCFIHVTYSLSLIVHEDDTRNRSKQLFAQAFCYSNWLAAGERTDYAEVASAIWQPLDLSLGELDELISEQDGRVSSTPPSLKGKESASPPSGNQLKKDILLEVARFFLDELEHAVLPSKNLESTEVLSSMLWTKHSVDTTDSSTLNRHLSASFRTWRCEIRRDFSHAENLDPNIKRIQMRIDNGSIRSARRAELELMQAGKGCVSMQEYFDSYVPKVRELSDCFYHQYLLEEIPRTSYHVNGVDLARTIFSGIWEKEAIKHAKQDTANVSGEAALEEFIRNTTTALDDPWESFLLAPEDPLVMPTPLPDTQRAMNDAELANAISLFYETGESSMKEILQTSLTPTNFCTAPSKKSVQATLSSTGQKLEVKASDCCEICGYQPKGDPQWFKGSMAKHKKLQHSMAPPKIYRCPYPGCTSQYKNRPDNLKQHQQDKGHFVDGPTERRPSKRKKRNE from the exons ATGGAGTCGAAACTCTCGCTGTTGACCTTCGGGGATGACCGCCGTTCGCTGAACCAGAGTCATTCAGCCCTACGAGCTCTCACTTCATCCCGCCTCAGTCGGAcacgaccacgacgagaCTCTTGCTCCACGAGTTCATCATCCTCAACCTGCTCCTCCATTGACTCCACCAGCTCACCCTCATGCGT GTTCATTGTCTGGGCCGCCGTCCAGCGCAACACATCCCAGAAAATGACGGCGGCTGATCGTCTCGAATGTCCACTTCTGCGCTGCCGCAAGAGGTTTCCGAATCACGAGGCCATGTTGAGGCACCTGTACGCCTGCGACCAGCTCTTTACTGGCGAGTACTGGTGTTATGAGTGtggcaaggccgagaagtTCAACGACGGGAAGTGCAAACGCTGCCTCGGCCACCCGGGAAAGAGACGTAGGATCATGTCCGTTGCGAAgaacttcttctcctcgttAGGGCAACGGTCGAAAATCAACCATATGCCAGACCTCGACATGAAGGATGTAtccgacatcgccgccgttccACCACTCAGCTATGATTCTTGCATTCAACCTCAACAAGTCGAGCTATCCTCGTGCACCGAGATTTTGGAGATTGACTCCGTCGAGGTGCCTCTTCCAACACCGATGGATGTCCATCGTTGCATCTTGGAGAGCGAGCCCGCGGTATCATTGGCCATGGGGGCGGCAGGCCTGGAGTCGACCGTGTCCGTGTTGCCTGACCCATCGTTCGACTGGCCTTTGCAGAACTGCCTCTATACAAATGACAGCATCATGGGCAAATCCGACCGGCCATCGCTGTCTCTACACACCTATGGTCTCGAACAGCATCGGAAACAGCACCAACCCACTGCCCGAGCCAAGAATCTCTCCCCCAGCAATTCGCTCAGATCGAACGCCAGTACCGACACGACAGCTAGTTACCTCGTCTCGCCTGCTTCTGCTTTCAGTGGTGCTTGGACGACCGCCGAGACTAGCCTCACTTCGCCGACCTCTGATGGCAGCTCGGGGGGGTTACTCTCCCGAGGCTGCTCCAATGCGAGTCGCTACTCAAACTACAGCATGCCGTCACATGCCTTCATCTCGGAACTGCCAGCAGACGATATCATGCTCCAGCCGCTTCCTACGTTTCTCCCGGACGACTTGAACTGCGACCAACAGCTCCCACTTCTGGAAAGTTCGGATGCGGCACTTCGCCCGAACGAGAACGGCGCGGTCGCCCCTGAACAGACGTCTGACGCTTCGGGTCTGGTGAAAGCAACAGACACGGCCATCCCTGCCCATGCTGTCGATGCCAACTCTCTTGTCGGATCAGCGTGGGACACGCTAAAGACCCATATCACTTCATCCCTAAGAAAGCTGCGACACCTAACCCACAATCCTCTTGTGGGACAATTGCAAAGCGTATCATCACAGGAAATAGCCAACAGGGGTCTCGCTGTGCTCAAGGTTCTGCTCGAGGGTGGCCGTTCGACTAGCAGCGTCGACATGCTCTGCTTCATCCACGTTACCTACTCGCTTTCTCTCATTGTCCACGAAGACGACACGCGCAACCGTTCAAAGCAGCTCTTTGCGCAAGCCTTCTGTTACAGTAATTGGCTAGCTGCAGGGGAGCGAACAGATTATGCTGAAGTGGCGTCTGCGATCTGGCAACCATTGGATCTGTCGCTTGGCGAATTGGATGAACTGATATCAGAGCAGGATGGGCGTGTATCTTCGACGCCACCAAGTCTGAAAGGCAAGGAGTCAGCCTCTCCCCCTTCTGGAAATCAATTGAAAAAGGACATTTTGTTGGAAGTggcgcgcttcttcttggacg AGCTGGAACACGCCGTCTTGCCTAGCAAGAACCTTGAGTCGACCGAGGTCCTCAGCTCTATGCTATGGACAAAACATTCTGTGGATACTACCGACAGTTCGACCCTGAACAGACACCTCTCTGCCAGTTTTAGAACGTGGCGGTGCGAGATTCGCCGCGATTTCAGTCATGCCGAGAACCTTGATCCGAACATAAAGCGGATTCAGATGCGCATCGACAATGGAAGCATTCGCAGCGCAAGGAGGGCGGAGTTGGAGCTGATGCAGGCGGGCAAG GGATGCGTGTCAATGCAAGAATACTTCGACAGCTACGTCCCCAAGGTAAGAGAGCTGTCTGACTGTTTCTACCATCAGTATTTGCTAGAGGAGATACCTCGAACATCGTACCATGTAAATGGTGTTGATCTCGCCCGAACCATCTTTTCCGGTATCTGGGAAAAGGAGGCGATCAAGCACGCCAAACAGGATACCGCCAATGTGAGTGGCGAGGCGGCCCTCGAAGAATTCATCAGAAACACAACAACAGCGCTCGATGACCCGTGGGAGAGTTTTCTCCTGGCGCCGGAGGATCCGCTTGTCATGCCGACGCCCCTGCCTGACACTCAGCGAGCGATGAACGACGCGGAACTCGCGAACGCTATCTCGCTATTTTACGAGACCGGCGAGAGCTCCATGAAGGAGATTTTGCAGACGTCGCTCACACCAACCAACTTTTGTACCGCGCCGTCCAAAAAGTCTGTGCAAGCGACTCTTAGTAGCACGGGGCAGAAGTTGGAGGTGAAGGCTAGCGATTGTTGCGAGATTTGCGGATACCAACCAAAGGGCGATCCCCAGTGGTTCAAGGGTAGCATGGCGAAACATAAGAAGCTGCAGCACTCAATGGCGCCTCCCAAGATCTACCGGTGTCCGTACCCCGGCTGCACGAGCCAGTACAAGAATCGACCGGATAACCTGAAGCAGCACCAGCAAGACAAGGGCCATTTTGTGGACGGACCAACGGAGCGGAGGCCTagcaagaggaagaagagaaacgAGTGA
- a CDS encoding Mutator-like element produces MSSLGQPGHSSHPGLAFPQPGIRRSHGGPGFPPLHANPAQQKPSPGPHNASPYQQAYTPQQPPQAQYPHHLFQTPTPVNGNVNANSRPTSHVPNAAALGRQRVPPQRQQMPQNAPSMFLPLGNQQGIGQQQALGQQQSLGQPQGLGAQQSLGHQQSLAQQQGLGQHQGLGQQQALGQQQSLSQQQGLGQQQGLGQQHQHQQHQHQQHQAHQQQHQHQQQHQQQQQHQQQHQQQQQHQQQHQQQHQQQQQQQQQQQQQQQQQQQQQQQQHQQQTLGQQQTLSQQQQNLAQQHQQQTLTQQQKLNQQHGLHQQQQNLNQQQIKNEPILSHQAQAQPQPQPQQTLSQPTPPAVQQQLPQAPQVQQIQQVPQQVQQVQQAQQVPQASPVQQQVQQPAQPRPETPAQASEHHGDSMEVETLAEGDDSLEPKMLDGTPFVPRTPMGEMMSAPPEGGSFPTLEAVHKSVLAYCTSVGYAIVIGRSKKTVPGLKKVLFVCDRAGKPPSRVSPEFRKRKTSSRKCDCQFGFFAIEQRTQWTIRYRPDPQHLQHNHGPSESPLLHPAARKLDSKMVAAVKALKENGEPTKTTPRERAAADSSTGVSVNETLEILQNENPHVPLLPRDIYNARAAINRNPQKVATGLAENRPAIYSKPHPTAEERIRADLRKELAKAREEFDKFKEDKQKEVDELKKKLVEKDQIIERFEMFIDICNQRVMVQRERLGGPEGAGNNGT; encoded by the coding sequence ATGTCGAGTCTGGGGCAGCCGGGTCACAGCAGCCATCCCGGCCTTGCCTTTCCCCAGCCAGGCATTCGACGCAGCCACGGCGGCCCAGGCTTCCCGCCTCTACACGCGAATCCCGCCCAGCAGAAACCATCACCGGGCCCTCATAACGCGTCGCCTTACCAACAAGCATAcactcctcagcagcctccCCAGGCTCAGTATCCCCATCATCTCTTCCAGACCCCTACCCCCGTCAATGGCAACGTCAACGCGAACTCGCGCCCGACGAGTCACGTTcccaatgccgccgcccttggccGTCAGAGGGTGCCTCCCCAGAGGCAACAAATGCCCCAAAACGCGCCTTCCATGTTTCTTCCTCTGGGCAACCAGCAGGGTAttgggcagcagcaggccctcggGCAACAACAGAGTCTAGGACAACCGCAGGGCCTCGGAGCCCAGCAGAGCCTCGGCCATCAACAGAGCCTCGCTCAGCAGCAGGGCCTCGGTCAACACCAAGGCCTTGGACAGCAGCAGGCTCTGGGCCAGCAGCAAAGCTTGAGTCAACAGCAGGGCCTTGGACAACAGCAAGGCTTgggccagcagcatcagcaccagcaacaCCAACATCAACAGCATCAGGcgcaccaacaacaacaccaacatcagcagcagcaccagcagcagcaacagcatcagcagcagcaccagcagcagcaacagcatcaacaacagcatcaacagcagcatcaacagcagcagcagcagcagcagcaacagcaacaacagcaacagcagcagcagcagcagcagcaacagcagcatcaacagcAGACTCTGGGCCAACAGCAGACGCTtagccagcagcagcaaaacCTCGCGCagcaacaccagcagcagacCCTGACCCAACAACAAAAGCTGAATCAACAACACGGTCTTCACCAGCAACAACAGAACTTGAATCAGCAGCAAATCAAGAACGAACCGATCCTCTCCCaccaggcccaggcccagcCTCAACCCCAACCCCAGCAGACTCTGTCCCAGCCTACCCCTCCCGCGGTACAGCAGCAACTCCCGCAGGCTCCTCAAGTCCAGCAGATACAGCAGGTTCCGCAACAAGTTCAGCAAGTACAGCAGGCTCAACAAGTGCCGCAGGCCTCCCCAGTTCAGCAGCAGGTGCAGCAGCCAGCCCAGCCTCGGCCTGAGACGCCAGCCCAGGCTAGCGAGCACCATGGGGACAGCATGGAAGTTGAAACCTTGGCCGAGGGTGACGACTCCCTCGAGCCCAAAATGCTCGACGGGACGCCTTTCGTTCCTAGGACACCCATGGGGGAGATGATGTCCGCACCTCCGGAGGGAGGCAGTTTCCCGACCCTCGAGGCGGTCCACAAAAGTGTTCTCGCGTATTGCACATCGGTCGGCTACGCGATCGTCATCGGGCGCTCCAAGAAGACGGTTCCTGGCCTCAAGAAGGTTCTGTTCGTGTGCGACAGAGCGGGCAAGCCGCCGAGTCGCGTCAGCCCCGAGTTCCGCAAGCGCAAGACATCGTCGCGCAAATGCGACTGCCAATTCGGTTTCTTTGCTATTGAGCAGCGAACCCAGTGGACGATCCGATACCGACCCGATCCGCAGCATCTGCAGCACAACCACGGGCCGAGCGAAAGCCCGCTGCTCCACCCAGCCGCTCGCAAGCTAGACAGCAAGatggtcgccgccgtcaaggctCTCAAAGAGAATGGTGAGCCGACAAAGACCACACCACGAGAAAGAGCAGCCGCTGACTCTTCGACAGGGGTTAGTGTGAACGAGACACTGGAAATACTCCAAAACGAAAACCCTCACGTTCCCCTACTTCCCCGCGACATCTACAACGCCCGGGCTGCGATCAACCGGAATCCACAAAAGGTGGCCACTGGTCTGGCCGAAAACCGACCAGCGATCTACAGCAAACCACACCCCACTGCTGAAGAGCGCATTCGGGCGGATCTGAGGAAGGAACTCGCCAAAGCCCGCGAGGAGTTTGACAAGTTCAAGGAGGACAAGCAAAAGGAGGTGGACGAGCTGAAGAAAAAGCTTGTCGAGAAGGACCAAATCATTGAGAGGTTCGAGATGTTCATCGACATATGCAACCAGCGCGTCATGGTCCAACGAGAAAGGCTCGGCGGCCCTGAGGGGGCCGGCAACAACGGCACTTGA